One Phragmites australis chromosome 23, lpPhrAust1.1, whole genome shotgun sequence DNA window includes the following coding sequences:
- the LOC133905805 gene encoding heptahelical transmembrane protein 4-like gives MVVMSLEEESMASPTPTSCETCKGAGDDEKRRKCELIGYDALPDWLKDNEFIHGYYRCEWPMTETILSIFSIHNETLNVWSHLIGFLLFLCLTIFTAMVIPRDDSGRSSSIASGRGYWGDLVEMANMTVVLRHEGLAACLLLPPSAAAAAGLSEHADQEEIPISCPPNTSSSLCHHHAAIQIQALLDAGTDLVAAISGTADPVTRWPLFAYLGGAMLCLLTSSVCHLILCHSERTAYVTLRLDYAGIAALIVTSFYPLAYYTFLCDPALQRLYLGSITALGAAAVTASLVPAFQAPELRPLRAALFSCMGASGVVPIAHKLVLYGGSARSAVASACYEALMGALYGLGVAVYAARVPERWAPGRFDLVGHSHQLFHLFVIAGAYAHYLAGLEYLKWRDVDKC, from the exons ATGGTGGTGATGAGCTTGGAAGAGGAATCAATGGCTTCTCCCACTCCTACTTCCTGCGAAACGTGCAAAggcgccggcgacgacgagAAGAGGAGGAAGTGCGAGCTCATCGGGTACGACGCGCTGCCCGACTGGCTCAAGGACAACGAGTTCATCCATGGCTACTACCGGTGCGAGTGGCCGATGACGGAGACAATCCTCAGCATCTTCTCCATCCACAACGAGACCCTCAACGTTTGGTC GCATTTGATAGGGTTCCTGCTGTTCCTGTGCCTGACAATATTCACAGCGATGGTGATCCCAAGGGACGACAGCGGCAGGAGCAGCAGTATTGCATCAGGGAGAGGCTACTGGGGGGATCTGGTGGAGATGGCCAACATGACAGTAGTGCTGAGGCACGAGGGACTTGCAGCGTGTCTCCTGCTGCCACCATCCGCTGCTGCAGCAGCTGGTTTGTCTGAACACGCTGATCAGGAGGAGATCCCAATCAGCTGTCCACccaacacatcctcctcacTCTGTCATCATCATGCTGCCATCCAGATCCAGGCACTACTC GACGCCGGCACGGACCTCGTCGCTGCCATTTCCGGCACGGCTGACCCGGTGACGCGGTGGCCGCTGTTCGCGTACCTCGGTGGCGCGATGCTGTGCCTGCTGACGAGCAGCGTCTGCCACCTGATCCTGTGCCACTCGGAGCGCACGGCGTACGTGACGCTCCGCCTCGACTACGCCGGCATCGCCGCGCTGATCGTGACCTCCTTCTACCCGCTCGCCTACTACACCTTCCTCTGCGACCCGGCGCTCCAGCGGCTCTACTTGGGCTCCATCACGGCGCTCGGCGCGGCCGCCGTGACGGCGTCGCTGGTGCCGGCGTTCCAGGCGCCCGAGCTGCGCCCGCTCCGCGCCGCACTCTTCTCGTGCATGGGCGCGTCCGGGGTCGTGCCCATCGCGCACAAGCTGGTCCTGTACGGCGGGAGCGCGCGGAGCGCCGTCGCGTCGGCGTGCTACGAGGCGCTCATGGGCGCGCTCTACGGGCTCGGCGTCGCCGTCTACGCCGCTCGCGTCCCCGAGCGGTGGGCGCCCGGTAGGTTCGACCTCGTGGGCCACAGCCACCAGCTGTTCCACCTCTTCGTCATCGCCGGCGCGTACGCCCACTACCTCGCCGGACTCGAGTACCTCAAGTGGAGGGACGTTGACAAGTGCTAG